A region of the Roseobacter denitrificans OCh 114 genome:
AGACCAGATCGTGCATGCCGGCGTGGGTCGTAAATTCCAGACCCCATCGGTCTATGAGGACCTGACGGTTTTTGAAAACCTGGAGTTGAGCTACCCCATTGGCTACACCGTCTTTGGCGCGCTCGCGTTTCGGCGCAATGAAACCGTGAAAGCACGGATAAGGGAGATCGCAGAGACGATCTTCCTCGACACGCTGCTGGACGAAAAGGCCGCTTTCCTCAGCCATGGTCAAAAGCAATGGCTCGAGATTGGCATGCTGCTCATTCAGGACCCTGAACTGCTGATGCTGGACGAACCCGTCGCAGGCATGTCCGTGGCTGAGCGCAAGAAAACCGCAGAACTGCTGAACAAGATCATCGGGGACCGATCCGTCATCGTGATCGAGCATGACATGGGTTTTGTCGCGGATATCGCCACCCGCGTCACGGTTCTGCACCAGGGCAAAACCCTGTCCGAGGGGTCAATGGACCGTGTGCAGAACGATCCCAAGGTCATCGAAGTCTACCTCGGCCATTGAAAGGAACACGCATGCTGTCTGTCCAGAATCTCCGCGCGGCTTATGGCGAGTCCGAAGTGCTCCATGGCATCAACTTGGATGTGAAACCCGCCGAGATTGTCGCAATCATGGGGCGCAACGGGATGGGCAAGACCACCTTTATGAAAACCCTCATGGGCATCGTGCCGGAAAAAGGCGGCGAGGCCCGCATCGGCGAAACCTCCGTCATGGGGATGAAGCCGCATCAGCGTGTCGCCTCTGGCATCGCCTATGTTCCGCAGGGGCGGATGATCTTTTCGTCAATGACCGTGCGCGAGAACATCGAAACCGGCCTGACGACCACGGGGTCAAAGGACGTGCCCCCGGATATTTACGAACTCTTTCCCGTTCTGCTGGAGATGAAATCACGCCGCGGCGGGAACCTGTCCGGCGGCCAGCAGCAACAGCTTGCAATTGCACGTGCGCTGGCAAGCGAGCCCAAAGTGCTGCTGCTGGACGAGCCGACAGAGGGCATCCAACCCTCGATCATCCGCGAGATGGCGCGCACCCTGCGTCGCATCCGGGACGAGAAGAACCTGACCATCATCGTGTCCGAGCAGGTGCTGAGCTTCGCGCTCGATGTGGCGGATCGGGTGATCGTGATCGAGAACGGCACCTTTGTGCATGACAGCCCCCGCGATGGCATCGACGAAGAGCGCGTCTCGAAATTTCTATCCGTTTAATACCAAGAAGAGAGGAGCTACCCCATGGCAGAC
Encoded here:
- the urtD gene encoding urea ABC transporter ATP-binding protein UrtD; this encodes MRDTPPHPSFVLSVEGLTVSFDGFKAVDDLSFYVEPNECRVIIGPNGAGKTTVLDLICGRTKATSGSVNFKGRELLSMREDQIVHAGVGRKFQTPSVYEDLTVFENLELSYPIGYTVFGALAFRRNETVKARIREIAETIFLDTLLDEKAAFLSHGQKQWLEIGMLLIQDPELLMLDEPVAGMSVAERKKTAELLNKIIGDRSVIVIEHDMGFVADIATRVTVLHQGKTLSEGSMDRVQNDPKVIEVYLGH
- the urtE gene encoding urea ABC transporter ATP-binding subunit UrtE — its product is MLSVQNLRAAYGESEVLHGINLDVKPAEIVAIMGRNGMGKTTFMKTLMGIVPEKGGEARIGETSVMGMKPHQRVASGIAYVPQGRMIFSSMTVRENIETGLTTTGSKDVPPDIYELFPVLLEMKSRRGGNLSGGQQQQLAIARALASEPKVLLLDEPTEGIQPSIIREMARTLRRIRDEKNLTIIVSEQVLSFALDVADRVIVIENGTFVHDSPRDGIDEERVSKFLSV